A single Molothrus aeneus isolate 106 chromosome 9, BPBGC_Maene_1.0, whole genome shotgun sequence DNA region contains:
- the LDLRAD1 gene encoding low-density lipoprotein receptor class A domain-containing protein 1 yields the protein MNKTHPQINGDVATFGSTESFSGKRGCCHPCGARPGCTQRHLCISALALLVLAAAVASAVAALALLPRAPENRLCTAPNNRTGFLCDDRVTCVPASWVCDRVRNCRNGEDEQEQLCGDLPHSLPGYLVFYCSNPRSWVYADQRCNGMNDCGDCSDESWSSAACPPCGQEWWSCSPVHFEFCSCIPRRLCRDGIQHCLGWSDEFLCPA from the exons atGAACAAAACTCATCCCCAG ATAAACGGTGATGTAGCTACTTTTGGTTCAACAGAGTCCTTCTCTGGAAAAAGAG gctgctgccatccctgtggTGCCCGTCCTGGCTGCACACAGAGGCACCTCTGCAtctctgccctggcactgctcgTCCTCGCAGCCGCCGTGGCCTCGGCggtggcagccctggcactccTGCCACGGGCACCAG AGAACCGCCTCTGCACAGCCCCTAATAACAGGACAGGCTTCTTGTGTGACGACAGAGTGACTTGTGTCCCAGCCAGCTGGGTCTGTGACAGAGTCAGAAACTGCAGGAACGGAGaggatgagcaggagcagctctgtg GTGACTTGCCCCACAGCCTCCCAGGGTACCTGGTTTTCTACTGCAGCAACCCCAGATCCTGGGTTTATGCTGACCAGAGGTGTAATGGGATGAACGACTGCGGGGACTGCTCTGACGAGTCCTGGAGCT CGGCTGCCTGTCCCCCGTGTGGGCAGGAgtggtggagctgcagccccgtGCACTTCGAGTtctgctcctgcatcccccGGAGGCTGTGCCGGGATGgcatccagcactgcctgggctggtCCGACGagttcctctgcccagcctga
- the TMEM59 gene encoding transmembrane protein 59 isoform X1 has protein sequence MAVRRGGLAVLLLLLPLFLVIQAGAASGQLPAASSEAFDSVLGNTASCHRACQLTYPLHTYPKEEELYACQRGCRLFSICQFVDDGADLNRTKQECDSACTEAYSQSDEQYACHLGCQNQLPFAELRQEQLMSLMPRIHLLFPLTLVRSFWSDMMDSAQSFITSSWTFYLQADDGKIVIFQSKPEVQYVPQLDQDTGGDTKGALSLSKTASDGRPGSSQTFRGLFEERASDSFFKCLSINSSWILTTTLVLSVLVLLWICCATVATAVEQYVPSEKLSIYGDLEYMNEQKLNRYPPSALVVVRCKTEEHEEAGPLPTKVNLDQSAI, from the exons ATGGCGGTGCGGCGGGGAGGCCTCGCcgtcctcctcctgctcctgccgcTGTTCCTGGTGATCCAGGCGGGAGCCGCCTCAGGACAGCTCCCCGCCGCCTCCTCCGAGGCCTTCGACTCCGTGCTGGGCAACACGGCATCATGTCACCGCGCCTGCCAGCTGACCTACCCCCTGCACACCTACCCCAAG gaggaggagctgtACGCCTGCCAGCGCGGCTGCCGCCTCTTCTCCATCTGCCAGTTCGTGGACGACGGCGCCGACCTGAACCGCACCAAGCAGGAGTGTGACTCTG CCTGTACTGAAGCATACTCCCAATCTGATGAACAATATGCTTGCCATCTTGGATGCCAGAACCAGTTGCCATTTGCTGAGTTAAGGCAAGAGCAA TTAATGTCCCTGATGCCACGAATTCATCTCCTCTTTCCTCTGACACTGGTGAGATCATTCTGGAGTGACATGATGGACTCAGCTCAGAGCTTCATAACATCCTCATGGACTTTCTACCTTCAAGCAGATGATGGCAAAATTGTCATATTCCAG TCAAAGCCAGAAGTGCAGTATGTTCCACAGCTTGATCAGGACACTGGAGGAGATACAAAAGGAGCCTTGTCGCTGAGTAAAACAGCCT CAGACGGACGCCCGGGCAGCTCGCAGACCTTCCGGGGGCTCTTCGAGGAGCGAGCCAGCGACAGCTTCTTCAAGTGTCTGTCCAT AAATTCCAGTTGGATTTTAACCACTACGCTCGTCCTgtcagtgctggtgctgctctggatTTGTTGTGCAACTGTAGCTACAGCTGTAGAGCAGTATGTTCCATCTGAG AAGCTGAGCATCTATGGAGATTTGGAATACATGAATGAGCAGAAACTCAACAGATACCCACCCTCTGCACTTGTTGTGGTTAGATGCAAGACTGAGGAACATGAAGAAGCAGGACCTCTTCCTACAAAAGTCAATCTGGATCAATCTGCAATTTAA
- the TMEM59 gene encoding transmembrane protein 59 isoform X2: MAVRRGGLAVLLLLLPLFLVIQAGAASGQLPAASSEAFDSVLGNTASCHRACQLTYPLHTYPKEEELYACQRGCRLFSICQFVDDGADLNRTKQECDSACTEAYSQSDEQYACHLGCQNQLPFAELRQEQLMSLMPRIHLLFPLTLVRSFWSDMMDSAQSFITSSWTFYLQADDGKIVIFQSKPEVQYVPQLDQDTGGDTKGALSLSKTAYGRPGSSQTFRGLFEERASDSFFKCLSINSSWILTTTLVLSVLVLLWICCATVATAVEQYVPSEKLSIYGDLEYMNEQKLNRYPPSALVVVRCKTEEHEEAGPLPTKVNLDQSAI, from the exons ATGGCGGTGCGGCGGGGAGGCCTCGCcgtcctcctcctgctcctgccgcTGTTCCTGGTGATCCAGGCGGGAGCCGCCTCAGGACAGCTCCCCGCCGCCTCCTCCGAGGCCTTCGACTCCGTGCTGGGCAACACGGCATCATGTCACCGCGCCTGCCAGCTGACCTACCCCCTGCACACCTACCCCAAG gaggaggagctgtACGCCTGCCAGCGCGGCTGCCGCCTCTTCTCCATCTGCCAGTTCGTGGACGACGGCGCCGACCTGAACCGCACCAAGCAGGAGTGTGACTCTG CCTGTACTGAAGCATACTCCCAATCTGATGAACAATATGCTTGCCATCTTGGATGCCAGAACCAGTTGCCATTTGCTGAGTTAAGGCAAGAGCAA TTAATGTCCCTGATGCCACGAATTCATCTCCTCTTTCCTCTGACACTGGTGAGATCATTCTGGAGTGACATGATGGACTCAGCTCAGAGCTTCATAACATCCTCATGGACTTTCTACCTTCAAGCAGATGATGGCAAAATTGTCATATTCCAG TCAAAGCCAGAAGTGCAGTATGTTCCACAGCTTGATCAGGACACTGGAGGAGATACAAAAGGAGCCTTGTCGCTGAGTAAAACAGCCT ACGGACGCCCGGGCAGCTCGCAGACCTTCCGGGGGCTCTTCGAGGAGCGAGCCAGCGACAGCTTCTTCAAGTGTCTGTCCAT AAATTCCAGTTGGATTTTAACCACTACGCTCGTCCTgtcagtgctggtgctgctctggatTTGTTGTGCAACTGTAGCTACAGCTGTAGAGCAGTATGTTCCATCTGAG AAGCTGAGCATCTATGGAGATTTGGAATACATGAATGAGCAGAAACTCAACAGATACCCACCCTCTGCACTTGTTGTGGTTAGATGCAAGACTGAGGAACATGAAGAAGCAGGACCTCTTCCTACAAAAGTCAATCTGGATCAATCTGCAATTTAA